One segment of Solanum lycopersicum chromosome 1, SLM_r2.1 DNA contains the following:
- the LOC101256210 gene encoding uncharacterized protein: protein MEGYQDLKFVCKWCNKKYPCGKSLGGHIKCHVVDEKFETAKLKKKESWNISSGKNQSSGSYVLRENPKKTWRFEDSNLYWSDSPKIITNNTRTTFGESDTHPNNIDSKYTAAQEKVCQQCGKGFPSMKALCGHMACHSEKDKGGLKDDDDDDDDDNSWTSSDHSHSDTEAGELISQSCRSKTTKRYNKIVVKSNNYNCSSSVSEIDQVQEQEELAKCLIMLSRDSRSWNGVDSLVETSDNNSAILETKPSSSDMRNNARKNGVKRVYNQDEKPRMKKEGDTITKIDMLEGETQSENSDSDYYLGENGNIESDGSVERYLGNGKGKWNTSKMSFAAWLNENLSDEKNGINRIKQYITESRKNLGKKCERDGYGLASNSYICESKKRAMDPYNDLEIRNDSKKMKLCVKSPEGYKNDIHKTRKYECLNCKKVFSSYQALGGHRPCHKKVHDYSESTYETGENSLGADHNDPKCTKLGKHRDVFRNKKQVVPSQDLPYEPEIKVKTKKSKGHKCPFCYRMFKSGQALGGHKRSHFINGSDQENLNQQSSAVKREVVDLLDLNLPAPVDEEDEEHARYMSW from the coding sequence ATGGAAGGATATCAAGATTTGAAGTTTGTGTGCAAATGGTGTAACAAAAAGTACCCATGTGGGAAGTCACTTGGAGGACACATAAAGTGTCATGTAGttgatgaaaaatttgaaactgcTAAGTTGAAAAAGAAGGAATCTTGGAATATTAGTAGTGGAAAGAATCAATCGAGTGGTAGTTATGTTCTTAGAGAGAATCCCAAGAAAACTTGGAGGTTTGAGGATTCTAACCTATATTGGtcggactctccaaaaataataacaaacaacactcgcactacttttggagaatctgacACGCATCCGAACAACATAGATTCTAAGTATACCGCAGCTCAAGAAAAAGTGTGTCAGCAATGTGGAAAGGGCTTTCCATCCATGAAAGCTTTGTGTGGTCATATGGCTTGTCATTCAGAAAAAGATAAAGGGGGTTTGAaagatgatgacgacgacgacgacgatgataaCTCATGGACTAGTAGTGATCATAGCCATTCAGATACTGAAGCTGGTGAGCTAATCAGTCAAAGTTGTAGATCAAAGACTACTAAGAGATACAACAAAATTGTAGTTAAGTCgaataattataattgttcGTCTTCTGTGTCTGAGAttgatcaagttcaagaacaagAAGAATTAGCCAAGTGTTTGATAAtgttgtcaagggattctagGTCTTGGAATGGTGTTGATTCACTTGTGGAGACTTCTGATAACAATTCTGCTATTTTAGAGACTAAACCGTCGTCTAGTGACATGAGGAATAATGCTAGAAAGAACGGTGTTAAACGTGTATACAATCAAGATGAAAAGCCTCGAATGAAGAAAGAGGGAGACACAATCACGAAGATTGATATGTTGGAAGGTGAAACTCAATCCGAGAACTCTGATTCAGACTACTACTTAGGCGAAAATGGGAATATCGAATCAGATGGCTCTGTTGAGAGGTACTTAGGAAATGGTAAAGGAAAATGGAATACCTCTAAAATGAGTTTTGCAGCTTGGTTAAACGAGAATTTGAGTGACGAGAAAAATGGAATAAACAGAATCAAACAATATATAACAGAGTCAAGGAAGAATTTGGGTAAGAAATGTGAACGCGATGGCTATGGATTAGCCTCAAATTCGTATATATGTGAATCGAAAAAGAGAGCCATGGATCCATATAATGATCTAGAGATAAGGAATGACTCCAAGAAGATGAAGTTGTGTGTTAAGAGTCCTGAAGGATACAAGAATGATATACATAAGACGAGAAAATACGAGTGTTTGAACTGCAAGAAGGTGTTTAGCTCATATCAGGCACTTGGTGGACATAGACCGTGCCACAAAAAGGTCCACGATTATTCTGAATCAACGTATGAAACTGGTGAGAATAGCCTTGGTGCTGATCATAATGATCCTAAATGCACAAAACTTGGCAAGCATAGGGACGTTTTTCGCAACAAAAAACAAGTAGTTCCTTCTCAAGATTTGCCTTATGAACCCGAGATAAAGGTTAAAACGAAGAAATCCAAAGGACACAAATGCCCGTTTTGCTATAGGATGTTTAAGTCTGGTCAAGCTTTAGGTGGACACAAAAGGTCACATTTTATTAATGGTAGTGATCAGGAGAATCTCAATCAACAATCATCAGCTGTAAAGCGCGAAGTTGTTGACTTACTCGATCTTAATCTTCCTGCTCCGGTAGATGAGGAGGACGAAGAACATGCTCGATACATGTCCTGGTAG